One window of the Cryptomeria japonica chromosome 7, Sugi_1.0, whole genome shotgun sequence genome contains the following:
- the LOC131076379 gene encoding replication protein A 70 kDa DNA-binding subunit E-like, translated as MLVDIIGLVLYVGDIIPIHRKDGTQTQKCVVKINDLSSSTIDINLWGPMAEQKGLELKNMFTNDSVLILALRNARVGYFNGKLINITVATTLHINPSFPKVELLTLRGKDPLLDVPFVAETIHIDGRYTRVTISSIHEQMSIKSETIQTTLLAVLQFVNVNDQNLYYAACPLIINGRPCKKKCTQYVDDSWFCSRHQMTMQDCNYSYLLPLKLQDATGTLWATAFDEGGIHLLHKTAKQLYALQNDATPTETPSSVIKTLLSCYYSFTVLVSIETYNSEMKMKVTVNKVASVDFKAECHALLAEIGCLSTDT; from the coding sequence ATGCTGGTTGACATAATTGGTCTTGTTCTATATGTTGGAGATATCATTCCTATACACAGGAAAGATGGCACTCAAACACAAAAATGTGTGGTGAAAATTAATGATCTATCTAgttcaacaattgacatcaacttaTGGGGTCCAATGGCAGAACAAAAGGGCCTAGAATTGAAAAATATGTTTACCAATGATAGTGTGCTTATCCTTGCTTTGCGTAATGCTCGTGTTGGCTATTTCAATGGGAAGCTTATAAACATAACAGTCGCAacaacattacatatcaacccaAGTTTTCCAAAAGTAGAGCTTCTAACACTAAGAGGAAAGGACCCTTTGCTTGATGTACCCTTTGTTGCAgaaactatccacatagatggCAGATATACTAGAGTGACAATTTCTTCAATCCATGAGCAAATGAGCATCAAATCAGAAACAATTCAGACAACATTGCTAGCTGTTTTGCAGTTTGTGAACGTCAATGACCAAAACCTCTATTACGCAGCTTGCCCACTGATAATCAATGGAAGGCCTTGCAAGAAAAAATGTACACAGTATGTTGATGATTCTTGGTTCTGCTCTAGACATCAAATGACTATGCAAGACTGTAATTATAGTTACCTCTTGCCTCTAAAGTTGCAAGATGCCACAGGTACTCTATGGGCCACTGCATTTGATGAGGGTGGcattcacttgctacacaaaactgcAAAACAGCTCTATGCACTACAAAACGATGCAACACCAACAGAGACACCTTCCTCAGTGATCAAGACCTTACTATCATGTTACTATTCATTCACAGTGTTGGTTTCTATTGAGACATATAAttcagaaatgaagatgaaagtgACAGTCAATAAAGTTGCTTCTGTTGACTTCAAAGCTGAGTGCCATGCATTACTTGCAGAAATTGGCTGCCTAAGTACAGATACTTAA